One genomic window of Geodermatophilus sp. DSM 44513 includes the following:
- a CDS encoding heavy metal translocating P-type ATPase encodes MSSATESTTPPAPAGGGQVELTIGGMTCASCAMRIEKRLNKLDGVTATVNYATEKAKVTYTGEVAPDELVAAVEKAGYTARLPEPPRPAGDAGAPGEPQEDDTVRPLRQRLLVSTVLTVPVIAMAMVPAFQFTYWQWLSLTLAAPVVVWGAWPFHRAAWTNLRHGTSTMDTLVSLGTLAALAWSVYALFLGTAGVPGMTHPFELTIARTDGRANIYLEAAAGVTTFILAGRYFEARSKRRAGAALRALLELGAKEVSVLRGGREERIPVDRLAVGDEFVVRPGEKIATDGVVVEGSSAVDASMLTGESVPVEVGPGDTVVGATVNAGGRLVVRATRVGSDTQLAQMARLVEDAQNGKAEVQRLADRVSGVFVPIVIALAVATLGFWLGTGGGLAAAFTAAVAVLIIACPCALGLATPTALMVGTGRGAQLGILIKGPEVLENTRRVDTVLLDKTGTVTTGRMTLLDVVPAAGEDAEQVLRLAGALEDASEHPIAQAIARGATERVGTLPAVEGFTNVEGLGVQGVVDGHAVLVGRTRLLAEWSLRLPADLERAMAAAEAEGRTAVAVGWDGAARGVLVVADAVKATSAEAIRQLRGLGLTPVLLTGDNETVARSVARQVGIDEVIAEVLPQDKVDVVRRLQTEGRVVAMVGDGVNDAAALAQADLGLAMGTGTDVAIEASDLTLVRGDLRAAADAIRLSRRTLGTIKGNLFWAFAYNVAALPLAAAGLLNPMLAGAAMAFSSVFVVSNSLRLRRFRSLASDRTDGGAGVGRAGEPARAADGALSASSTAGS; translated from the coding sequence ATGAGCTCCGCGACGGAGAGCACCACTCCACCGGCTCCGGCCGGCGGGGGGCAGGTCGAGCTGACGATCGGCGGCATGACCTGCGCCTCGTGCGCGATGCGGATCGAGAAGCGGCTGAACAAGCTCGACGGCGTCACCGCCACGGTCAACTACGCCACGGAGAAGGCGAAGGTCACCTACACCGGGGAGGTCGCCCCCGACGAGCTGGTCGCCGCGGTGGAGAAGGCCGGCTACACCGCCCGGCTGCCCGAGCCGCCCCGGCCGGCCGGCGACGCCGGGGCGCCCGGCGAGCCGCAGGAGGACGACACCGTGCGGCCGCTGCGGCAGCGGCTGCTCGTCTCCACCGTGCTCACCGTGCCGGTGATCGCGATGGCGATGGTCCCCGCCTTCCAGTTCACCTACTGGCAGTGGCTGTCGCTCACCCTGGCCGCGCCCGTGGTCGTCTGGGGGGCCTGGCCGTTCCACCGGGCGGCCTGGACCAACCTGCGCCACGGCACCTCGACGATGGACACGCTCGTCTCCCTGGGCACGCTGGCCGCCCTGGCCTGGTCGGTGTACGCGCTGTTCCTCGGCACCGCCGGCGTGCCGGGGATGACCCACCCGTTCGAGCTGACCATCGCCCGCACCGACGGCCGCGCGAACATCTACCTGGAGGCCGCCGCGGGGGTGACCACGTTCATCCTGGCCGGGCGGTACTTCGAGGCCCGGTCCAAGCGCCGCGCCGGCGCCGCCCTGCGCGCGCTGCTGGAGCTGGGGGCCAAGGAGGTCTCGGTGCTGCGCGGCGGCCGGGAGGAGCGCATCCCGGTCGACCGGCTGGCCGTCGGCGACGAGTTCGTCGTCCGCCCGGGGGAGAAGATCGCCACCGACGGCGTCGTCGTCGAGGGTTCCTCGGCGGTGGACGCCTCGATGCTCACCGGCGAGTCCGTGCCGGTGGAGGTCGGCCCCGGCGACACCGTCGTCGGTGCCACCGTCAACGCCGGCGGCCGGCTCGTGGTGCGCGCCACCCGCGTCGGTTCGGACACCCAGCTGGCCCAGATGGCCCGGCTGGTCGAGGACGCCCAGAACGGCAAGGCCGAGGTGCAGCGGCTGGCCGACCGGGTGTCCGGGGTCTTCGTGCCGATCGTCATCGCCCTGGCCGTCGCGACGCTCGGCTTCTGGCTGGGCACCGGCGGCGGCCTGGCCGCGGCGTTCACCGCCGCGGTCGCGGTGCTGATCATCGCCTGCCCCTGCGCGCTGGGTCTGGCCACGCCGACCGCGCTCATGGTCGGCACCGGCCGCGGCGCGCAGCTGGGCATCCTGATCAAGGGCCCGGAGGTGCTGGAGAACACCCGTCGCGTCGACACCGTCCTGCTGGACAAGACCGGCACCGTCACCACCGGGAGGATGACGCTGCTCGACGTCGTCCCGGCCGCCGGCGAGGACGCCGAGCAGGTGCTGCGGCTGGCCGGCGCGCTGGAGGACGCCTCCGAGCACCCGATCGCCCAGGCCATCGCCAGGGGCGCCACCGAGCGGGTCGGCACGCTGCCCGCGGTGGAGGGCTTCACCAACGTCGAGGGCCTCGGCGTGCAGGGCGTGGTCGACGGGCACGCGGTGCTCGTCGGGCGCACCCGGCTGCTGGCCGAGTGGTCCCTGCGGCTGCCCGCCGACCTGGAGCGGGCGATGGCCGCCGCCGAGGCCGAGGGCCGGACCGCCGTGGCCGTCGGCTGGGACGGCGCCGCCCGCGGCGTCCTGGTCGTCGCCGACGCGGTCAAGGCGACCTCCGCCGAGGCCATCCGGCAGCTGCGCGGCCTGGGCCTGACCCCGGTGCTGCTCACCGGGGACAACGAGACCGTCGCCCGGTCGGTGGCCCGCCAGGTGGGCATCGACGAGGTGATCGCCGAGGTGCTGCCGCAGGACAAGGTCGACGTCGTCCGCCGGCTGCAGACCGAGGGGAGGGTCGTGGCCATGGTCGGCGACGGCGTCAACGACGCCGCCGCGCTGGCCCAGGCCGACCTCGGCCTGGCCATGGGCACCGGTACCGACGTCGCCATCGAGGCCAGCGACCTCACCCTCGTGCGCGGTGACCTGCGCGCCGCCGCCGACGCCATCCGGCTGTCCCGGAGGACGCTGGGCACCATCAAGGGCAACCTGTTCTGGGCCTTCGCCTACAACGTGGCCGCCCTGCCGCTGGCCGC
- a CDS encoding metal-sensitive transcriptional regulator: MESAQQAGQHGYIHRKDDYLKRLRRIEGQARGLQRMVEEEKYCIDILTQISAMTRALQSVALGLMDEHMGHCVVQAAQAGGREADEKLREASEAIARLVRS; this comes from the coding sequence GTGGAGAGCGCCCAGCAGGCCGGCCAGCACGGCTACATCCACCGCAAGGACGACTACCTCAAGCGGCTGCGCCGCATCGAGGGGCAGGCCCGCGGGCTGCAGCGCATGGTGGAGGAGGAGAAGTACTGCATCGACATCCTCACCCAGATCTCGGCGATGACCCGGGCGCTGCAGTCGGTGGCCCTCGGCCTGATGGACGAGCACATGGGGCACTGCGTCGTCCAGGCCGCCCAGGCCGGTGGCCGGGAGGCCGACGAGAAGCTCCGCGAGGCCTCCGAGGCCATCGCCCGCCTGGTGCGCTCCTGA
- a CDS encoding PLP-dependent cysteine synthase family protein produces MSAFDSALTSLHSASAVPAPPPQASHRLPTLVGNTPVLWIPTPADPAGRGFWAKLEGANPGGIKDRPALHMMTSARARGALREGGMVIESTSGTLGLGLTLAGLALSHPVTLVADPGLEPSVRRLLASRGARVELVDEPHPTGGWQEARRQRVAQLRAEHPGSWSPNQYDNPDNVAAYTPLGLELAAQLGRIDVLVCSVGTGGHSAGTYRTLRPLFPNLRLVGVDTVGSTIFGQPARTRLMRGLGSSIHPRNVAYDAFSEVHWVAPHEAVWTARALARSHYASGGWSVGAVGLVAGWVARTSPPGTRIAAVFCDGPQRYLETVYDDGYCAEHDLLDRPPATDPEQIEHSSAREVTSWTRCTTVVDPTDPSAGAHE; encoded by the coding sequence GTGTCCGCGTTCGACTCGGCACTCACCTCCCTGCACTCGGCGTCAGCCGTCCCGGCTCCACCACCGCAGGCCAGCCACCGACTGCCGACTCTCGTCGGCAACACCCCCGTGCTGTGGATCCCCACACCCGCGGACCCCGCCGGACGGGGCTTCTGGGCCAAGCTCGAGGGCGCCAACCCGGGAGGGATCAAGGACCGCCCCGCCCTGCACATGATGACCTCCGCCCGGGCCCGCGGGGCCCTGCGCGAGGGCGGGATGGTGATCGAGTCGACCAGCGGCACCCTCGGTCTCGGGCTCACACTCGCCGGCCTCGCGCTGTCCCACCCGGTGACCCTGGTCGCCGATCCCGGCCTGGAGCCCTCGGTACGCCGACTGTTGGCCTCCCGGGGCGCCCGCGTCGAGCTGGTCGACGAACCGCACCCCACGGGCGGCTGGCAGGAGGCCCGTCGGCAGCGGGTCGCCCAGCTGCGCGCCGAGCACCCAGGCTCGTGGTCCCCGAACCAGTACGACAACCCCGACAACGTCGCCGCGTACACCCCGCTCGGGCTGGAGCTGGCCGCCCAACTCGGGCGCATCGACGTGCTGGTCTGCAGCGTGGGCACCGGCGGGCACTCGGCCGGCACCTACCGGACCCTGCGGCCGCTGTTCCCGAACCTGCGCCTGGTCGGCGTGGACACCGTCGGGTCGACCATCTTCGGCCAGCCGGCGCGGACCCGGCTCATGCGCGGTCTGGGGTCGAGCATCCACCCGCGCAACGTCGCCTACGACGCGTTCTCCGAGGTCCACTGGGTGGCGCCGCACGAAGCGGTGTGGACGGCCCGCGCCCTCGCCCGGTCCCACTACGCGTCCGGGGGCTGGAGCGTGGGCGCGGTGGGGCTGGTCGCCGGGTGGGTGGCCCGCACCTCGCCGCCGGGGACGCGGATCGCCGCGGTCTTCTGCGACGGGCCCCAGCGGTACCTCGAGACTGTGTACGACGACGGCTACTGCGCCGAGCACGACCTGCTCGACCGCCCGCCCGCGACCGACCCGGAGCAGATCGAGCACTCCTCCGCGCGCGAGGTGACCTCGTGGACGCGCTGCACGACGGTGGTCGACCCGACCGACCCGTCAGCAGGAGCGCACGAGTGA
- a CDS encoding MFS transporter: protein MRGLAGQVRSFDRSVQLLMANQFTINLGFYMLMPFLAQYLAGTLGLAAWAVGLVLGVRNFSQQGMFLVGGALADRLGYKPLIVAGCTLRTVGFGVLAAVESLPALVVALAATGFAGALFNPAVRAYLAEDAGERRVEAFALFNVFYQAGILLGPLLGLALTWVDFRLTCLVSAAVFAVLTVLQVRALPARGATGEAAPGLDRSLWGQARVVLGNRAFLLFAAAMTGSYVLSFQVYLALPLEVRRLGGDGGVSTIGVGLLFAASGLVTIVGQTRVTAWCRRRLSAPAAVRVGLVVMGTAFVPLLAATAVPVPEGATGRAVLAVAPALAAAVLLAVGTMVAFPFEMDTIVALAGGRWVATHYGLYNTVVGVGITVGNLVTGAVLDAARAAQLSALPWAVLVLLGLVSAAAVRALDRGGRLTAATPTPA, encoded by the coding sequence GTGAGGGGCCTCGCGGGCCAAGTCCGCTCCTTCGACCGCAGCGTCCAGCTGCTGATGGCCAACCAGTTCACCATCAACCTCGGCTTCTACATGCTCATGCCGTTCCTCGCCCAGTACCTGGCGGGGACCCTCGGCCTGGCCGCCTGGGCGGTGGGCCTGGTCCTGGGCGTGCGCAACTTCAGCCAGCAGGGCATGTTCCTGGTCGGCGGGGCCCTGGCCGACCGGCTGGGCTACAAGCCGCTCATCGTCGCGGGCTGCACCCTGCGCACCGTCGGGTTCGGCGTCCTGGCGGCCGTGGAGTCCCTGCCGGCCCTGGTCGTCGCCCTGGCGGCCACGGGCTTCGCCGGCGCGCTGTTCAACCCGGCCGTCCGGGCGTACCTCGCCGAGGACGCCGGGGAGCGTCGGGTGGAGGCGTTCGCGCTGTTCAACGTCTTCTACCAGGCCGGCATCCTGCTCGGCCCGCTGCTGGGTCTGGCGCTGACCTGGGTGGACTTCCGGCTCACCTGCCTGGTGTCGGCCGCCGTGTTCGCCGTGCTTACCGTGCTGCAGGTGCGCGCGCTCCCGGCCCGTGGCGCGACCGGTGAGGCCGCCCCGGGGCTGGACCGGTCGCTGTGGGGGCAGGCGCGCGTCGTGCTCGGCAACCGGGCGTTCCTCCTGTTCGCCGCCGCGATGACCGGCTCCTACGTGCTCTCCTTCCAGGTGTACCTGGCCCTACCCCTCGAGGTGCGCCGCCTGGGCGGGGACGGGGGCGTCAGCACCATCGGGGTGGGCCTGCTGTTCGCCGCGTCGGGCCTGGTCACCATCGTCGGCCAGACCCGGGTGACCGCCTGGTGCCGGCGCCGGCTGTCCGCGCCGGCGGCGGTGCGCGTCGGCCTGGTGGTGATGGGGACGGCGTTCGTGCCGCTGCTGGCAGCGACCGCCGTGCCGGTGCCGGAGGGCGCCACCGGACGCGCGGTGCTGGCGGTGGCGCCGGCGCTGGCCGCGGCGGTGCTGCTCGCGGTGGGCACCATGGTCGCCTTCCCGTTCGAGATGGACACCATCGTCGCCCTCGCTGGCGGTCGGTGGGTGGCCACCCACTACGGGCTGTACAACACCGTCGTCGGGGTGGGCATCACCGTCGGCAACCTGGTCACCGGTGCCGTCCTCGACGCAGCCCGAGCGGCCCAGCTCTCGGCCCTGCCCTGGGCGGTCCTGGTCCTGCTGGGCCTGGTCAGCGCAGCCGCAGTACGTGCCCTGGACCGAGGGGGCCGGCTGACCGCGGCGACGCCGACCCCCGCATGA
- a CDS encoding class F sortase: MPGDEQHGTVRPSVAGLAVLLVLAGVALVLSGVGAGGGAPRPPVVAATAPHAPLTAVARGGAAPAQPVPPLPAAVPVRLEIPAIGVTSDLLQLGLHPDGTVEVPPLDADAPAGWYRHSPTPGEVGPAVVLGHVDSAEHGPGVFFGLGTLVPGDTVEVTRSDGTAAVFTVERVESHPKTSFPTADVYGDTAHAALRLVTCGGAFDDRSRSYLDNVVVHASLTDTRPA; this comes from the coding sequence ATGCCCGGGGACGAGCAGCACGGCACGGTCCGGCCCTCGGTGGCCGGGCTGGCCGTGCTGCTCGTCCTGGCCGGTGTCGCCCTCGTCCTCTCCGGGGTCGGCGCGGGCGGTGGTGCACCTCGGCCGCCGGTCGTGGCGGCGACGGCGCCCCATGCCCCCCTCACCGCCGTCGCGCGGGGCGGGGCGGCCCCCGCGCAGCCGGTGCCCCCGCTGCCTGCCGCCGTCCCGGTGCGGCTGGAGATCCCGGCGATCGGCGTGACGTCGGACCTCCTGCAGCTCGGGCTGCACCCCGACGGCACGGTCGAGGTCCCGCCGCTGGACGCCGACGCCCCGGCAGGGTGGTACCGCCACTCGCCCACGCCGGGGGAGGTCGGCCCGGCCGTCGTCCTCGGGCACGTCGACTCCGCCGAGCACGGGCCGGGGGTCTTCTTCGGGCTCGGCACACTCGTCCCCGGGGACACCGTCGAGGTGACCCGGTCGGACGGCACCGCCGCGGTCTTCACCGTCGAGCGGGTCGAGAGCCACCCCAAGACGAGCTTCCCGACGGCCGACGTCTACGGCGACACGGCGCACGCGGCCCTGCGGCTGGTCACCTGTGGTGGTGCCTTCGACGACCGGTCACGCAGCTACCTCGACAACGTCGTCGTCCACGCGTCCCTGACCGACACCCGCCCCGCATGA
- a CDS encoding heavy-metal-associated domain-containing protein — MSTSSYTVVGMTCGHCVSSVTEEVTQVPGVTDVDVDLTTGGLTVTSDSEIDDAAITAAVEEAGYSVAGR; from the coding sequence ATGAGCACGTCCAGCTACACCGTCGTCGGCATGACCTGCGGCCACTGCGTCAGCTCGGTCACCGAGGAGGTCACCCAGGTGCCCGGCGTCACCGACGTCGACGTGGACCTGACCACCGGCGGCCTGACCGTCACCAGCGACTCCGAGATCGACGACGCCGCGATCACCGCGGCCGTCGAGGAGGCCGGCTACTCCGTGGCCGGCCGGTAA